CCACACAGGCATACATCTGCCCCGAGTTGAGCGGCATGAGGTCCACGTCATGCAGGATGAGGCACGGAAAACCGTACTCGGCCGCCACCTTGGCCCCGATGTTGAGGAGCATGGCTCGGTTGAATGGCTTTTGGTCGTACTGCTCGACCAGAAAAATTCGATAATGGATCAGTTGCTGGCGCAGATAGTTGTGCATGTAGGTGAGGAAGGCGCGCAGCTGCTTCTCCCGCTGGCGATAGGGCACAATAATGGCGGTGCTGTACCGAGCCTGACACTGCTCCGGCCTGAATTCCCCTCCTGGCCAGATCTCCTCCGCATGATGGACGGTCTCGTGGTAGTAGGCGCTGCTGTACACAAATCTGTTGTTAGCAATGATGTCCGTGTAGCTACATTCGAATGTTTGCTGCAGGGAGACATTTAGCGTGACCTGCGGGAGCAGTGCACCCTCTATGTGGGCGCCATCGATATAGTCGTAGTGGGACGCAAAGCGGAAAGGCAGCGCCAAGTACACGATGAGCGTAACGATTCCTATGGTCTTCAGCAAGTCATAAATGTGGAGGCGAT
This region of Drosophila miranda strain MSH22 chromosome 2, D.miranda_PacBio2.1, whole genome shotgun sequence genomic DNA includes:
- the LOC108156505 gene encoding beta-1,4-N-acetylgalactosaminyltransferase bre-4, which translates into the protein MFVRIPYRLHIYDLLKTIGIVTLIVYLALPFRFASHYDYIDGAHIEGALLPQVTLNVSLQQTFECSYTDIIANNRFVYSSAYYHETVHHAEEIWPGGEFRPEQCQARYSTAIIVPYRQREKQLRAFLTYMHNYLRQQLIHYRIFLVEQYDQKPFNRAMLLNIGAKVAAEYGFPCLILHDVDLMPLNSGQMYACVETPRHMCPALDHWRFHLPYQGLFGGVVAITTLQFKQINGMSNVYHGWGGEDDDLYVRIMDEGIGICRFSPEYSEYTMLKHKPENPNEHRRALLQAAKLRRFMDGLSSLVYKEVERRMHSLFTHILVET